Proteins found in one Crassostrea angulata isolate pt1a10 chromosome 3, ASM2561291v2, whole genome shotgun sequence genomic segment:
- the LOC128177163 gene encoding uncharacterized protein LOC128177163, with protein sequence MSRPHASKNDKEVNAVIFNMKEQRCLLKNLSTLDAEASYSLKLIDLNNRGIKLFYKRFKDKVNKIKSHLQSDEIAHLKILDATGEMRELVKPLNITGALRIADAEKRLKLQGRDNQRMSRSAMYRKSSDAVPMSPMLRPNTCLANIGREQRPKRPRSLSTGRQSSIISLSSPVMEKNLKDDVNTKSGNDVVKSDANTSTSPRLEGKSDRSKSISCHSSLSENMSPDKCQTTEQHGVAPKLDLNDSAIPRVIVTPVLKPESSSHTGGTEDPQQHDEANKGLQNEKTSGKKVTIVEDFDTFRKSAIERRSRSRGSSITRMSASAAMKAGMFSCHTHSQDQLREMAKSASSNGESISNYIIDDPFEERRRMLLDIEHSYANNLTERKEVFLDELDLYIAKQNEEKEEVKESEGEKRPESRLERLTRREMRRLQEKAKRESVADCRLRGDHIFLLS encoded by the coding sequence ATGTCGCGCCCACATGCCAGCAAAAACGACAAAGAAGTGAATGCTGTGATTTTCAACATGAAGGAACAGCGATGCCTTTTGAAGAATCTGTCTACACTAGATGCCGAGGCTTCATATTCCTTGAAGCTGATAGACCTCAACAATCGAGGAATTAAACTGTTCTACAAACGCTTCAAAGAcaaagtgaataaaataaagtcGCATCTACAAAGCGACGAAATCGCTCACCTAAAAATTCTGGACGCCACGGGTGAGATGAGAGAACTCGTAAAGCCCTTGAATATAACTGGGGCGTTGAGAATAGCAGACGCAGAAAAACGTCTAAAGCTTCAGGGACGTGATAACCAGCGGATGTCTAGGAGCGCCATGTACAGAAAGAGCAGTGACGCTGTTCCCATGTCCCCTATGCTCCGCCCTAACACGTGTCTGGCTAACATAGGGAGGGAACAGCGTCCCAAAAGACCCAGGAGTTTGTCGACAGGGAGGCAAAGCTCGATTATATCTTTGTCCTCCCCAGTAATGGAAAAGAACCTAAAAGATGACGTAAACACCAAATCCGGAAATGACGTAGTGAAATCGGATGCAAATACCAGTACATCACCTAGACTAGAAGGAAAATCAGACCGATCTAAAAGTATTTCTTGTCATTCAAGTCTGTCTGAAAATATGTCACCGGACAAATGTCAAACAACAGAGCAACATGGCGTTGCACCAAAGTTGGATCTCAACGATTCCGCGATACCACGTGTGATAGTGACACCAGTGCTAAAGCCTGAATCCAGCAGCCATACGGGAGGTACAGAGGACCCACAGCAACACGACGAAGCAAACAAAGGGTTGCAAAACGAAAAGACTTCAGGCAAAAAAGTTACAATAGTTGAGGACTTTGACACTTTTAGAAAATCAGCTATCGAGAGGAGGAGTCGCAGCAGAGGATCCTCAATAACACGGATGAGTGCTTCGGCGGCCATGAAGGCAGGTATGTTTTCTTGTCACACGCACAGCCAAGATCAACTACGAGAGATGGCCAAATCCGCCTCCAGTAATGGAGAGTCCATCAGTAACTACATCATTGACGATCCGTTCGAAGAACGCCGAAGAATGTTGTTAGATATTGAACATTCGTATGCGAATAATTTAACAGAAAGAAAGGAAGTGTTTTTGGATGAACTTGATCTTTACATCGCCAagcaaaatgaagaaaaagaagaagtgAAAGAGTCCGAGGGAGAAAAAAGACCAGAATCCAGACTGGAAAGACTTACTCGGCGTGAGATGCGCCGGTTGCAAGAGAAAGCAAAGCGTGAATCGGTTGCGGACTGTAGACTGAGAGGGGACCATATCTTTCTACTAAGCTAA
- the LOC128175356 gene encoding uncharacterized protein LOC128175356: MSRRLSVREDSHFLVRYVCDDSRVFFKTQSDLNIQCGNEYDVQWGRPKEVDRAVVLHAGCEQDMRAKLREMEDTECLPASPWSSASLPPSPISPTPPPFQEPKRRKKEKSLAKPEKPRATVLAVGQPPTVQPAVPEPEPADPPTYQTDEAPSTSADPPICEPRTPSTPVQGTTPVRFRPYHNSTAEEGTGSSFQLALMREMVEMRQTIDTLTKKLDASNRRIASYEATQKTVLLNTNVLIDFARNIRSKRQDPIAPVAVSTTFSLDDIPEEYAIGDEELRQIVRDSRYIKI; this comes from the exons ATGTCTCGTCGTTTGTCAGTGCGCGAGGATTCCCACTTTCTAGTGCGTTACGTTTGCGACGACAGCCGTGTGTTCTTCAAGACTCAGTCTGACTTGAATATTCAGTGTGGAAATGAGTATGACGTTCAGTGGGGCCGGCCTAAGGAAGTCGATCGAGCTGTGGTCTTGCATGCTGGATGTGAGCAGGACATGAGGGCCAAGCTGCGAGAGATGGAAGATACCGAGTGTCTACCAGCCTCTCCTTGGTCATCAGCTTCTTTGCCACCTTCACCCATATCTCCAACTCCACCGCCATTCCAGGAGCCCAAACGTCGCAAGAAAGAAAAGTCACTT GCAAAACCTGAGAAGCCAAGGGCAACTGTTCTTGCCGTTGGACAACCCCCAACTGTACAACCTGCAGTGCCGGAGCCAGAGCCTGCTGATCCACCTACCTATCAGACTGATGAAGCCCCGTCCACGTCAGCTGATCCGCCAATCTGTGAACCACGAACGCCATCCACTCCAGTTCAGGGCACCACTCCCGTACGGTTCCGTCCCTACCACAACTCCACTGCAGAAGAAGGCACCGGAAGTTCCTTTCAACTGGCCTTGATGAGGGAAATGGTGGAAATGCGTCAAACCATTGACACCCTGACGAAGAAGTTGGACGCTTCCAACCGCCGCATTGCATCGTATGAGGCCACACAGAAGACTGTGCTCTTGAACACCAACGTCTTGATCGACTTCGCAAGGAACATTCGAAGCAAGCGCCAGGATCCTATCGCTCCTGTGGCCGTGTCGACAACATTCTCGCTGGACGACATACCCGAGGAATATGCGATCGGTGATGAGGAACTGCGCCAGATAGTGAGGGATTCCCGgtatattaaaatatag